Within Paenibacillus sp. RUD330, the genomic segment CAGAAGAGCAGCCTTGCGGCTATCCGCGTCGTGGACGGAGTGCTTTCCCTCGTCACGATGTTTTATGAGGATGAGATCCGCGAGAAAAACCATATTCCGGGCCTGCCCGAGGAAGAGAAGGTCGACCGGCGGGAGCTGGACATGGCGAAGTCGCTGATCGAGCAGCTGACGGGAAGCTTCGAGCCGGAGAAATACAAGGACGAGTACCGGGAAAGGCTGCTGGAGGCGATCGAGGGCAAGGTGGAAGGCAAGGAGGTCAAGGTCGCCGAAGAGGAGGCGGAGCCGAACGTGCTGGACTTGATGGACGCGCTGCAGAAGAGTCTCAAGCAGCTGAAGCCTGCAGGCGGCACGGATTCCGGAAATGCGGACAAGCCGCGCAGGGGGGCAGCCTCCAAAGCCAAGCCGAAATCATCCAAGGCCGGGTCCTCCGCTTCCAAACCAAAGCCGTCGGAATCCAAGGCGAAGCCGGCTGCCGCCAAGCCGAAGCGCCGTTCGGGAACCCGGTCGAAAGAAACGGGATCATAAGGGATGAAGCCTTTCGTTCCGATGTCGCCGGTTTTGACGGATTGTCTGCCTGCGGGCGGCGATTGGGCCTATCAGCTGAAGTGGGACGGGTTCCGCATCATCTCCGTCCTT encodes:
- a CDS encoding Ku protein — encoded protein: MQTIWKGAVGFGLVNVPVRLYAATEDNDIPMRMLHKKYNQPIKYHRTCPKCEEDVSWSDIVKGYEYEDGRFVTFEKDELEQLASKTSREIRILDFVDLEEIDPIYFQKTYYLSPEETGKHAYRLLVEALKSTRKIGVANVTIRQKSSLAAIRVVDGVLSLVTMFYEDEIREKNHIPGLPEEEKVDRRELDMAKSLIEQLTGSFEPEKYKDEYRERLLEAIEGKVEGKEVKVAEEEAEPNVLDLMDALQKSLKQLKPAGGTDSGNADKPRRGAASKAKPKSSKAGSSASKPKPSESKAKPAAAKPKRRSGTRSKETGS